The following proteins are encoded in a genomic region of Neurospora crassa OR74A linkage group VI, whole genome shotgun sequence:
- a CDS encoding cell differentiation protein rcd1 has translation MMQNPHVYGHHQYPQADSAWLHQQTSHHQHAQAAAAAANVAQQQHYNRLAGAHNNVNALAAATHAQDNAIEPVVSDDNRRTLQYIADLLNENTREAALLELSKKREQVPELALILWHSFGVMTSLLQEIISVYTLLNPSQLTAAASNRVCNALALLQCVASHNETRTLFLNAHIPLFLYPFLNTTSKSRPFEYLRLTSLGVIGALVKNDSTEVINFLLTTEIIPLCLRIMETGSELSKTVAIFIVQKILLDDNGLNYICATYERFYAVGTVLSNMVAQLVEQQTARLLKHVVRCFLRLSDNARAREALRQCLPEPLRDATFSSVLRDDAATKRCLAQLLINLSDNVVEPSTSGLGI, from the exons ATGATGCAGAATCCCCATGTTTACGGCCACCACCAATACCCCCAGGCCGACTCTGCCTGGCTTCACCAGCAGACCTCTCACCATCAGCACGCCcaggctgctgccgccgccgccaatgttgcccagcagcagcactacAACCGCCTGGCCGGCGCACACAACAATGTGAACGCccttgccgccgccacccaCGCACAGGATAATGCCATTGAGCCCGTCGTCTCGGATGACAACCGCCGTACGCTCCAGTACATTGCCGACTTGCTGAATGAAAACACCAGGGAGGCTGCGCTGCTTGAGCTGAGCAAGAAGCGAGAGCAGGTCCCCGAACTGGCCCTGATCCTCTGGCACTCGTTCG GAGTCATGACATCTCTCCTCCAGGAGATTATCAGTGTCTATACCCTCCTCAACCCCTCTCAGCTCACCGCTGCCGCCTCCAACAGGGTCTGCAAtgccctcgccctccttcaGTGTGTGGCGTCTCACAACGAGACACgtaccctcttcctcaatG cACACatccccctcttcctttaCCCCTTTCTTAACACGACGTCCAAGTCGCGTCCTTTTGAATACCTCCGGCTCACTTCGCTGGGAGTCATTGGTGCGCTTGTCAAGAACGATTCCACAGAGGTCATCAACTTTCTCCTTACGACCGAGATTATTCCCCTCTGCCTGAGGATCATGGAGACCGGCTCTGAGCTCAGCAAGACGGTTGCTATTTTCATCGTGCAGAAGATCTTGCTTGATGACAACGGTCTTAACTACATCTGTGCCACTTATGAGCGCTTCTACGCTGTCGGCACCGTCCTCAGCAACATGGTTGCTCAGCTGGTAGAGCAGCAGACGGCTAGGCTTCTCAAACATGTTGTTAGGTGCTTCTTGAG ACTTAGCGACAATGCTCGTGCCCGCGAGGCACTCCGCCAGTGCCTGCCAGAGCCCCTTCGCGATGCCACCTTCTCTTCGGTTCTGCGCGACGATGCCGCCACCAAGCGTTGCCTGGCGCAgctcctcatcaacctctcCGATAATGTAGTCGAACCCAGCACCAGCGGTCTTGGAATTTAA